One Armatimonadota bacterium genomic window carries:
- a CDS encoding DUF4118 domain-containing protein, whose protein sequence is MSDIRPDADELLDIVAEHKVQRAKGRLKIFLGMAAGVGKTYSMLSNAQEARERGQEIVIGYLEMHGRKETEALAQNLESLPPRVIEHRGIEIKEFDIDSALTRKPEIVLVDELAHTNAPESRHAKRFQDIEELLDAGIGVWTTVNIQHIESLRDVVAQVTGIFVQETVPDSFIERADEIELIDIPPEQLQQRLQDGKIYVPEKIEQALQGFFKKGNLLALRELALRQTAERVDQELRKTRSLTKTTEPWHASERILVCVAPSRMASKVVRAARRLANSLHADLLAVTVASSRQAGIGTQAQAEMDAAMRLAEELGAKTTTLAGDDIVSELIAYAQQENVTTIVMGKPVRQRWKEIVFGSVVDHTVRSSGNIDVLIITGDEASGTPLRRSQREGAWSIKGIAETILLVALATVIGHFIGNEVRHANIIMLYLLGTSIVSVRHTRREAMLSAVLAVTCFNFFFVPPIHTFAVSDVQNVLTFAVMLAVALMISSLTSRLKEHSRAASDRERNTAALYDLSKKLAGTRSKTEMAQLAIDKIRSLVGADSAVLRISSAGLFGPLVASENGFESTEKEQAVARWVVDHGKPAGASTDTLSGAEGFYLPLAGSEETFGAFAVQLSDRELDTSSRHLIEAVGSLLSTALERAFFAKASHVAALKAETERLRGDLLSSVSHDLRTPLASILGAASILKSNAEATAKQQDLASVIVEESERMSRLVQNLLDMTRIRGSIDLNYDWHNLEEIVNAAILRTESLFDHPVSVEVEGGQLLVRADGVLFEQVIVNLLENASRHAGRDAHVQVTIRQAGWSAQLDVIDDGPGIPKEVGAQVFERYRGRSSAGFGLGLAICKAAVEAHQGRISIVPTKVGADFRIEFPLEPAPTKSEGRE, encoded by the coding sequence ATGTCTGACATTCGCCCTGACGCCGACGAATTGCTCGATATCGTCGCCGAACACAAGGTTCAGCGAGCCAAGGGACGCCTCAAAATCTTCCTCGGTATGGCCGCTGGCGTAGGCAAAACCTATAGCATGCTGTCCAATGCCCAAGAGGCTCGTGAGAGGGGGCAAGAGATCGTTATCGGCTATCTGGAGATGCACGGCCGCAAAGAGACCGAAGCGCTCGCCCAGAACCTTGAGTCACTGCCCCCGCGCGTCATTGAGCATCGTGGAATCGAGATCAAAGAGTTCGATATTGACTCGGCCCTAACCCGCAAGCCAGAGATTGTGTTGGTGGACGAATTGGCCCACACCAACGCGCCCGAATCGCGCCATGCCAAACGTTTTCAGGACATCGAAGAGCTTCTGGATGCCGGAATTGGCGTTTGGACCACCGTCAATATCCAGCACATCGAGAGTCTGCGCGACGTCGTCGCCCAGGTCACCGGCATCTTCGTCCAGGAAACCGTTCCAGACTCATTCATCGAACGCGCTGACGAGATCGAGCTGATCGACATTCCGCCCGAGCAACTCCAACAACGCCTACAGGACGGCAAAATCTATGTGCCCGAGAAGATCGAGCAGGCTCTGCAGGGCTTCTTTAAGAAAGGAAATCTTCTCGCGCTTCGAGAACTCGCCCTGCGTCAAACCGCCGAGCGGGTCGATCAGGAACTCCGCAAAACTAGATCGCTCACCAAAACGACCGAGCCGTGGCACGCTAGCGAGCGCATCCTCGTTTGTGTCGCCCCCAGCCGAATGGCGTCGAAAGTCGTCCGGGCCGCGCGGCGGCTCGCCAACAGCCTCCACGCCGATCTCTTAGCCGTCACCGTCGCCTCCTCTAGACAGGCAGGCATCGGCACCCAAGCCCAAGCCGAAATGGATGCCGCCATGCGCCTAGCCGAGGAGCTAGGCGCCAAAACCACGACCCTCGCCGGCGACGACATCGTTTCCGAACTCATCGCCTACGCCCAACAAGAGAACGTCACGACCATCGTCATGGGCAAGCCGGTTCGCCAGCGATGGAAGGAGATTGTTTTCGGGTCGGTGGTGGACCATACGGTGCGGAGCAGTGGCAATATCGACGTTCTGATCATCACCGGCGATGAAGCATCGGGCACGCCCTTGCGACGATCTCAACGAGAAGGTGCATGGAGCATCAAAGGTATCGCCGAAACCATCCTGCTCGTCGCATTGGCAACCGTTATTGGTCACTTTATCGGCAACGAAGTTCGCCACGCGAACATCATCATGCTGTACCTGCTGGGAACGTCGATTGTTTCGGTTCGCCACACGCGCCGGGAGGCCATGCTGAGCGCCGTTCTCGCCGTAACCTGCTTCAACTTCTTCTTCGTTCCGCCCATTCACACGTTCGCGGTCAGCGACGTTCAGAATGTTCTGACTTTTGCCGTCATGCTGGCGGTGGCGCTGATGATTAGCTCGCTCACATCGCGTCTGAAGGAGCATTCGCGGGCGGCGTCCGATCGCGAACGTAACACCGCCGCACTGTACGATCTCAGCAAAAAGCTGGCGGGCACGCGAAGCAAAACCGAAATGGCGCAACTCGCCATCGACAAAATTCGCTCCCTCGTTGGGGCCGACTCTGCCGTTTTACGAATTTCAAGCGCGGGCCTCTTCGGGCCCTTGGTTGCGTCCGAAAACGGGTTTGAGAGTACGGAAAAGGAGCAGGCGGTGGCACGATGGGTTGTGGATCACGGCAAGCCGGCCGGAGCATCGACCGATACGCTCTCCGGTGCCGAAGGCTTCTACCTTCCCCTCGCTGGATCGGAGGAGACTTTCGGAGCATTCGCCGTCCAACTTAGCGACCGCGAACTCGACACGTCGAGTCGCCACCTAATCGAAGCGGTAGGAAGCCTGCTTTCGACCGCGCTGGAGCGCGCGTTCTTCGCCAAGGCCTCTCATGTTGCCGCCCTGAAGGCCGAGACGGAGCGACTGCGCGGAGACCTTCTCAGCTCGGTCTCTCACGACCTGCGCACTCCGCTGGCATCCATTCTTGGCGCGGCGTCGATCTTAAAGTCGAATGCCGAAGCGACGGCCAAACAGCAAGACTTGGCATCGGTGATCGTCGAAGAATCGGAGCGAATGAGCCGGTTGGTTCAAAACCTTCTCGACATGACGAGGATTCGAGGCTCCATCGATCTCAACTACGACTGGCATAATCTGGAAGAGATCGTGAACGCCGCCATTCTTCGCACTGAATCCCTGTTCGACCATCCCGTCTCGGTCGAGGTGGAGGGTGGGCAATTGCTTGTGCGAGCCGATGGCGTGCTTTTTGAGCAGGTGATCGTCAACCTGCTCGAAAACGCAAGCCGCCACGCCGGACGAGACGCTCACGTTCAAGTCACGATTCGTCAGGCCGGATGGTCGGCCCAACTCGACGTCATCGACGATGGGCCAGGCATCCCTAAGGAAGTTGGCGCGCAGGTTTTCGAACGGTACAGAGGGCGATCCTCGGCTGGCTTTGGCCTCGGGCTAGCGATTTGCAAAGCCGCGGTCGAAGCCCATCAGGGCCGAATATCCATCGTCCCCACGAAGGTCGGGGCCGATTTCCGCATCGAGTTCCCTCTTGAACCTGCCCCCACTAAATCGGAGGGCCGTGAATAA
- the kdpC gene encoding potassium-transporting ATPase subunit KdpC yields the protein MKDLIIAIRIFVVLTILTGVLYPLAVTAIAQTAFKSQANGSLIVSRGKVVGSRLIGQPFDEPKYLWGRPSATSPTPYNAAASSGSNLGPTNPALKDRLTASVKTYRDADPSNTALVPTELVTSSASGLDPHISVEAALYQVHRIAKARGLPDATVKRLVLDHTIAPTLGVLGEPVVNVLEFNLALDDLKSGS from the coding sequence ATGAAAGACCTTATCATCGCGATTCGCATTTTCGTTGTTCTCACGATTCTGACTGGCGTTCTCTACCCCCTCGCGGTCACGGCCATCGCCCAAACCGCTTTCAAGAGCCAAGCCAATGGTTCGCTGATCGTTAGCAGAGGAAAGGTGGTTGGTTCCAGACTCATCGGCCAGCCGTTCGATGAGCCCAAATACTTATGGGGACGCCCTTCGGCCACGTCCCCGACGCCCTACAACGCGGCGGCATCCAGCGGAAGCAATCTTGGCCCGACGAACCCAGCGCTGAAAGACCGGCTGACTGCTTCGGTCAAGACCTATCGCGACGCGGACCCCTCGAACACCGCTCTGGTACCAACCGAATTGGTGACTTCCTCGGCAAGCGGGCTCGATCCGCACATTTCCGTCGAGGCAGCCCTGTACCAAGTACATCGCATCGCCAAGGCGCGCGGTCTACCTGATGCCACCGTCAAGCGGCTTGTCCTGGATCACACGATTGCGCCGACTCTCGGCGTTCTCGGCGAGCCGGTGGTCAATGTTCTCGAATTCAATTTGGCCCTCGACGATCTCAAGTCTGGCTCATGA
- the kdpB gene encoding potassium-transporting ATPase subunit KdpB, whose protein sequence is MSNQSQAMFDGAQVKRAVIDALRKLNPRLQVKNPVMFVVFVGSILTTGLWIQSLVGKGEASPAFILSIALWLWFTVLFANFAEAMAEGRGKAQADALKSAKKDVPAKKLSSPQDRSEFTSVSASALRKDDYVLVEAGDFIPGDGDVTEGVATVDESAITGESAPVIRESGGDRSAVTGGTRVLSDWIVVRISANPGESFLDRMIAMVEGSKRQKTPNEIALSILLSALTIVFLLACATLIPFSLYAVQSANQGQPVSVTVIVALLVCLIPTTIGGLLSAIGIAGMDRLLRKNVIATSGRAVEAAGDVDVLLLDKTGTITLGNRQASEFIPAPGVAEVEFAEKAQLSSLADETPEGRSIVVLAKEKYGIRGREVAGEHFVPFTAQTRMSGVNFEGIELRKGAQDAIRKWVESSGGTFPSEIQAKVEEISKAGGTPLVVAENGRVLGVIYLKDIVKGGIKERFAELRQMGIKTVMITGDNPMTAAAIAAESGVDDFLAEATPEAKLKLIREYQEGGRLVAMTGDGTNDAPALAQADVAVAMNTGTQAAKEAGNMVDLDSNPTKLIEIVETGKQLLMTRGSLTTFSIANDIAKYFAIIPAAFAVTYPQLRVLNIMGLKSPESAILSAVIFNALVIIGLVPLALRGLKYKPAGADKVLKENLLVYGLGGIVVPFVGIKLIDIIVGLFFK, encoded by the coding sequence TGTCGGAAAGGGCGAAGCCTCCCCTGCATTCATCCTTTCCATCGCCCTGTGGCTCTGGTTCACGGTTCTCTTCGCGAACTTCGCCGAAGCCATGGCCGAAGGTCGCGGAAAAGCACAGGCCGACGCCCTCAAGAGCGCCAAGAAAGATGTTCCGGCGAAAAAACTCTCCTCTCCCCAAGATCGATCGGAATTTACATCGGTTTCGGCCAGCGCCCTTCGTAAAGACGACTACGTACTCGTGGAAGCTGGTGACTTCATCCCCGGAGATGGCGATGTCACGGAAGGAGTGGCAACGGTGGACGAAAGCGCGATCACCGGCGAATCCGCGCCGGTCATTCGCGAATCCGGCGGCGACCGCAGCGCGGTCACCGGCGGCACGCGGGTTCTCAGCGACTGGATCGTGGTCAGAATTTCGGCCAATCCCGGCGAGAGCTTCCTGGACCGAATGATCGCGATGGTGGAGGGCTCCAAACGCCAGAAAACACCAAACGAAATTGCCCTAAGCATCCTGCTCTCGGCGCTAACGATCGTCTTTCTCTTGGCTTGTGCCACCCTCATTCCCTTCTCGCTCTACGCCGTGCAGTCGGCCAATCAGGGTCAGCCCGTGAGCGTGACCGTCATCGTCGCTCTGCTCGTCTGCCTCATCCCCACCACCATCGGTGGACTCTTGAGCGCGATCGGCATTGCCGGCATGGACCGGCTCCTGCGCAAAAACGTCATCGCCACCAGCGGGCGTGCGGTCGAGGCGGCAGGTGACGTGGACGTGCTCCTCCTCGACAAAACCGGCACGATCACGCTAGGAAACCGGCAGGCATCCGAGTTCATCCCGGCCCCAGGTGTCGCCGAAGTAGAGTTCGCCGAGAAGGCTCAACTGTCCAGCCTGGCCGACGAAACCCCCGAGGGACGGAGCATCGTCGTGCTCGCCAAAGAGAAATATGGAATCCGGGGCCGAGAGGTCGCGGGCGAACATTTCGTACCTTTCACGGCCCAAACCCGCATGTCCGGTGTGAATTTCGAAGGGATCGAACTCCGGAAAGGTGCCCAGGATGCCATTCGAAAGTGGGTCGAATCGTCTGGAGGCACCTTCCCCAGCGAAATCCAGGCCAAGGTGGAAGAGATTTCGAAGGCAGGCGGCACCCCGCTGGTGGTGGCTGAAAACGGCAGGGTGCTCGGTGTGATTTACCTGAAGGATATTGTCAAAGGTGGCATCAAAGAACGATTTGCCGAGCTTCGCCAGATGGGTATCAAGACCGTGATGATCACCGGCGACAACCCGATGACGGCGGCGGCCATCGCGGCTGAGTCCGGCGTCGACGACTTCCTTGCCGAGGCCACTCCCGAAGCCAAGCTTAAGCTCATCCGTGAATATCAGGAAGGCGGGCGACTCGTGGCGATGACCGGGGACGGCACCAACGATGCCCCCGCCCTCGCCCAAGCCGATGTGGCGGTAGCGATGAACACCGGAACCCAGGCCGCCAAGGAGGCGGGAAACATGGTGGACCTCGACAGTAATCCGACCAAACTCATCGAAATCGTTGAGACAGGCAAACAGCTTCTGATGACTCGTGGCTCACTGACCACCTTCAGCATCGCTAACGACATTGCGAAGTACTTCGCCATCATTCCCGCCGCCTTCGCCGTTACCTATCCGCAGTTGCGGGTTCTGAACATCATGGGCCTGAAATCGCCCGAGAGCGCCATCCTCAGCGCAGTGATCTTCAACGCTCTGGTCATTATCGGGCTGGTTCCGCTCGCCTTGCGAGGCCTCAAGTACAAACCGGCCGGTGCCGACAAAGTGCTGAAAGAAAACCTGCTCGTTTATGGCCTTGGCGGCATCGTCGTTCCGTTCGTCGGCATCAAGCTGATCGACATCATCGTCGGATTGTTCTTCAAATGA